GAATCCCAGGGAATGGCGATTGTGACGGTGACCCGGAAAGCCGGCCACAACCGTTTTGTGATTTGTACTTATCTGCTGGACTATTGGTGCTTAGGGCTTAAAGATACGATAGGTCCTCGTAAGTTCAGCACCCAAGACTATGCCTATTTTATTGACCAGGCGTATCAAGGATTTGATGAGCCGCCTCAAAAAATCTCTTTAGACCAAGCGCAAGCCATGGTTTATAGCGTAATTGATTATGCTGAGGGGCTAGGGTTCAAACCTCATCGAGATTTTCAAAACTCTAAAGCCCATTTAGGCGAATGGAATGGCCAAGGCAAACTAGACTGTGGCCGTGATGGCAAACCCTGCTATTTTTGTGGTCCTTATGATGATCCGCATAAAATTTTGAAAACCCTCACTGAAAATGTGGGTGAAGATAATTTTGACTATGTGATCGAGGGTGAGTCTTATCGGTAAATTGTGGTGGGTATCAGCCATTAGTTGACGACGATTCCACAACCAGGCAGGATCGTCCAAGTGTTTAGTTGGCTGTGTCCTATGTCCCATGATGTGATTCGTACCGATCATGCTCCTGCTCCGGTCGGTCCCTATAACCAAGCCATTCGTGCTCAAGGGGCAATGGTATTCGCATCAGGGCAAATTGCCTTAGATCCCGCTTCGGGTGCTTTAGTGGGTGGTGATGATGTGGCCCAGCAGACGGAGCAAGTGATGAAAAATTTGGAGGCTGTCTTGACTGCGGCAGGCGTGGGCTGGGCCCAGGTGGTCAAAACGACGGTTTTCCTAGCAGATATGAATGATTTTGCTACGGTGAATGGTGTGTATGCCCGTTATTTTGATGAAGCCACTGCCCCCGCCCGTGCCTGTGTGGAAGTCGCCCGGTTACCTAAGGATGTCTTGGTCGAAATCGACTGTATTGCCGTAGCCTAGGGCCGTTGACCTGGAACCTAAACGGATCATCGTCAGTCGTAGGGAATTACGGCGACGCCAGCCCAGATTTTTAACTGAACTAGCGGTCTTGGGTTTTAAGTTGGCCAGTTCCCCTCACTCTGTCCACTTTATCCCTAATATCAGCATGCGGTTTTTGAAGCGAAAACTCTATTGGGTGTTGGGTTTGTGTGCCTGTACCTTGACTCTTCTGTTGGGCCACTTTTCCTCATTTAGCGCTGCCTATTCGCCCCAGTCTGCCCCAACCACGTTGCAGCCTCTGATTGCTTGGGGCACTCAAACCTTTGGGGGAGATGGACGCAAGGGTCGAGATGGAGCCAATGGTCGGAATGGGACGTCAGGTCAAGAAACCCAAATCCGCCTAACGGGTTCACCGATGACGGTGGATGTGGCGGGTAGCTCTGGGACATCGGGACAAGATGGCCAGTTGGGTGAGAATGCCTATGGTTGTGATCACTCAGCTCAACCTGCCCATAATCTGACAGGGGCTGATGGTGGACGAGGCGGTCGAGGCGGGGATGGTGGCCGTGGAGGGGATGGCGGTAAAGTTTGGATTTATTATGGTCAACCGGCTCAACTGAAAGCCCTAACCCTAAATAATGCCGGGGGGCAAGGGGGGCAAGCGGGACTTGGCGCACCCGGTGGGTATGGATGCCGTTGCATCGATACCTCTTGGCAAGTGAACTATTGCGAGTGGCAGCGCTATCGCAAGCAGCGCGGCGTGGCTGATGCTCCCTGGATTAAAGATAAAACCAAAACCTATCCCTGTACCGGTAGCCAGAGGGCTGATCACAAACATCATCACCCAAAGCTAGATAAGGGCAATTCCCAGTGGGCCTATCGTTGGGAATATGGTGGTGTTTATAAGACTGAACATTTTCACTGTACGGGTGGAGCAGTGGGTAAAGACGGTCAGGATGGTCAAGCAGGTCGAGAAGGGCGATACGGCCAGGTGGTGATGGTTCCCCGTGAGGATATTCCTCAAGAAAAGGTGCAGTACTATGCCCCGCTGGGACAACTGATGGGTCAGCAGGTGGACTTGGTGAAAAATATTTGGACGGAGAAGAGTGGATTGCGATCGCAACTCCATCCCAATTCCAAGGTCCCTGATACCTATACCTATTTGGATTCCACCGCCCGTCTCAACTACCGTATCGATTGGAATGCACCTAAGTCACCTACTGAATTAGAGGTGAGCGATACCAAAATAGGTGCAACCATTCAGGTGCAAAATAACCAAGGTCAACTGGATTTTGAGCTGCCGGGAACTCTGGAATATACTCTGAAGCAACAGGACCCACTGACGGTCATGACCATTACGGGCGGGTTCTCACCCAATCGCGTCCAGTCCTTCCGTATCGATGAAGGGGCGAGCCAACGGCAGGTAGGGCAGTTGGTATTGGTGGATGATGGGGATGTGCGATCGCTGCTCCAAAACACTAAACTGAAAGTCACTTGTCTCAGTAAACAATCTGCCAGTGGCCTGAAAACGGATACTTATCAAGTCCGCCATAGTGTAGAGCTGCGGGTGCCTCCGATGGGCCGATCCAGTGATGGTGTCAGGGTAGATAAGAATATTTATACGTTGAATGTGCAACCCTTTTTCAGTGCATGGCTCAAACCGGGCTATGACATTCAATATCAAGTAGAGATTGAGCAAACGACCAAAAGTAATGCGGTCTATACCCAAACCCAAATTGCTAATTTGCCTGTCCCTCTGTCATAAGTTGAAACTGCGCCTTTAGTTCAAGATCTCAGGTAATTTCAAAGCAATAGAGCGTGCTGTTGTCTACTTGGCTTATAGCGATGCTGTGCCACATATGGATAATCATTTAGCCTGGATTATTCATGACATTTTTCAGGAATCTCTGAAAGTCTTTCCTCATAGTGCTTTTGGCGATCTAAAGAGTGTAACGCTTTGATCTTTTTTAAGAATTTCTGAACTTCCTACCCATTAAGGGTTTGAGAAGATTTTTGTTGATCATCATGAATAATCCAGGTTAGATATGCTTGGAAGATCAAAGAATAGTTGTACTAACAATACGGCCTTGAAATTGAGAATCTAGAGGTTAAAACTTGGTAGTAATGTATTCGCTTAAGACTAAATAGACACACGCTATAGATTATTATTTCTATAACGTATGCTATAAGTGGGATGTCTATGAGGTGTGATATGCCTAGAGGAACCCACAAGAATTCTCTGCAAAACTTGACCCATGAAGGCCGACCGCTCGACTACGGAGAGCCTAAAACAGGGCATCGAGTCAGTGTTACCCAAACTGGGTGGGAAAATGCAAAGCAGCTCATTAATTCGATGGGCATGTCCGTTTCTGAATTTTTAGAAGAATTGGGGCGAGGACGGGTTACCGTCATCCCTACTCAAGATCTGGAAGCCATTGAGGATGTGATTGACTCAGCGTTATTGAGACATGCGATCACACAAGCGAATAACGAATTTATCTCTGCGGACCAACTTCTGGCTGATCGGGGGCTAACTCAGGCGGATTTGAATGACTGATTCATACAGTCTGCAGATTGCTAAGCCTGTTGTTAAATCCTTAAAGAAACTGCCTCTCAAGGTGTTTAAGCAAATTATGATCAAAGTCTTGGCATTGCAAGCAGACCCCAAACCTCAAGATTGCAAAGCGCTGAAAGGCTATCCTGGTGGTTATCGCGTGGACCAGGGAGAATATCGCATCCTCTATACCATTGAAGGGCAGACGGTATCGATCTTTCGGGTAGGCAAGCGCAATGACGGGGAAGTGTATCGGAATCTCTAGCGGTTATGGATAGTGCGGATCAGCTGACTCCCCAGCCTACTGGAGACGGTTCTTTTACGTTCTATTCCCAAGCGTTTGGAGAAGCCTTCCACAGTCACTATGGTGCCCATCAGGAAGCAATGGGGAAGTTTGTCTATCCCACCTTGTTACCGGAAAAAGCAAAGCAGGGATCGGTCAAGATTCTAGATGTTTGCTATGGGTTGGGATATAACACCGCTGCGGCTTTGGAGACGATATGGCAGATGAATCCTGAGTGCCAGGTGCAAGTTTATGCCCTCGAACTGAATCCCGTGGTACCGAGAGCTGCGATGGCCGAAGGCCGGTCTTTGACCATCGCAAATGCCGGATTGCAAACGTGGTCCCCCCGAGTGCAGACCTATTTAAACACCTTGGCGCAAGATTTAGAGATTCAAGCTCCCGATTGTCAGGCGCACTTACTCATAGGTGATGCTCGCCAAACCCTTCAGGTCGTTCAGAAACAGCCATTTCTCGCAGATGCGATCTTTCTCGATCCGTTTTCTCCACCAAACTGTCCGCAGCTTTGGACGGTGGAGTTTTTTCAGCTGTTAAGTCAATGTCTGCATCCCCAAGGGCGCTTGGCGACGTATTCCTGTGCAGCGGCAGTGCGGACGGGATTGATGGCAGCAGGATTTGCGATCGCAGCGAGTCCCCCTGTAGGTCGGCGCACGACTGGAACTCTTGCCGGGTTTACCCTCACTGATTGTCTGGCCTTATCGCTTCAAGAGCAAGAGCATTTGCAAACAGTAGCTGCGATTCCTTATCACGATCCTCAGCTGAACGATCCTGCCTCTACCATTCTGACTCGACGCCAGCAAGCGCAAAAACAGTCCTCTTTAGAACCCACCAAAGTTTGGAAAAAACGGTGGCAAAAGTCCTCCTAGGTAACAGTACATAAACAACTAAGACTTCCATGCCTCACCAAAGCCTGAAGTGATAGGCAAGAGAAGGCTCTAGGATCCAGTGATCCATCATGGCTGGGCTGATTAGGTTGTAATTGAGTGAAATAGAAGGGAAACTTACACGAAAGTGGGTTTAAAGTAAGGAATTAGCTTAGATATCGATGTATTTATTCTGAAAAAAAGAATTTATGAGTCAGATTCAGATCGAAAGTGATTTAAGCCATGCTGATTTACTGCAGCTTGTCTGCCGTGGTTCTGATGTTTGGAATCAGTGGCGTACTGAAAACTCCCATAAGAGTATTAACCTGCCTCTGGCAGACCTCAGCAATGCCAGCCTTAGCAATGCCAATCTCAGCCATATCAACTTCAGCTTTGCCATCCTCGAAGGGGCCGATCTAAGTGGCGCTGATCTCAGAGGTACCGATCTGAGTGAAGCGAATCTAAATAATGCCCACCTTGCCCGTGCCAATCTCAAAGGTGCCAAAATTTTGGATGAAACGCAGATTGATCCGAAATGGAGGTTAGTCCATGCATTAGTGACAGAAGGTGGAGAAAGTAAAGATCTCTGCAACGTTAACCTGCGTGCCGCCAATCTGCGGGATGCCATTCTCAGCAGTGCTGATCTAAGTGGGGCGAACCTCAGTTGGTCTGACCTTTGCGAGGCTAACCTCAGTGATGCCATCTTGAGGGATGCGAATCTGATTTTGGCGATGCTTGAACGTGCCAATCTCAATGGTGCGAACCTCAGCAATGCCAATCTTCGCACTGCGAACTTGAGTTATACCAACCTCAGCAGTGCAGACCTCTTCGGTGCTGATCTGTTTGTTGCCAACTTGAGCAGTGCCAACCTGCGAGAAGCTGACTTCAATGGTGCGAACCTCAGCAACGCTAACTTGGATAGTGCCGACCTCAGCAATGCGAATCTCAGCAATGCCAACCTGATCGGTGCCGATCTGAGTCATGTGAATCTCAGCAACGCCAGTCTCCGAGGCTCTAACTTCAGCAATGCGAATCTCAGCAATGCCAACCTAGACGGTGCCGACTTGAGCAATGCTAATTTCCGAGGAACGAACCTCAGTGGTGCGAATCTCAGCAATGCCAATCTGATCGACGCCGATCTTTTGGATGCTAACCTCTTCAATGCCACCCTCGATGGTATTGACCTTTTTGAGACTACGCTCACGACATCAACTGGCGTCAGGCGATGATTCGAACAGGGTTTAAGGGTTAATTTCAGTCCTTACTGAGTGTCTAGAAACTTGTGATAATCCTTGGCAATGGATTCCACTGCTGCTTCATACAGACGCTGTCCATGTTCTGGTGTCGCTAAAGATGGATCTGACCCCATACGTCCATCGGGGTAATGTTGGCGAAAATTGGTGGCGCCATAAATGGGATGCCCAGAGGCCACTTCAGCACTCAGAGGTGCATCTTTAATGGCTTCAGGATAGACAAATTGGGTGACAGCCACCTCGCTGGGGGTTGCGTGGGAGCCTTCGCGATTGCCGTAGAGTTCTTTCGCCAACTGATAGACCTGGGAATTCATATACCAGTTATTAAGACGACAGCGGGTTTGATCCGCTTCCGGCAGATTTAAATCCGCAATTGTGGCGTAGGTTTCTG
The genomic region above belongs to Acaryochloris sp. CCMEE 5410 and contains:
- a CDS encoding RidA family protein; this translates as MSHDVIRTDHAPAPVGPYNQAIRAQGAMVFASGQIALDPASGALVGGDDVAQQTEQVMKNLEAVLTAAGVGWAQVVKTTVFLADMNDFATVNGVYARYFDEATAPARACVEVARLPKDVLVEIDCIAVA
- a CDS encoding type II toxin-antitoxin system RelE/ParE family toxin, which codes for MTDSYSLQIAKPVVKSLKKLPLKVFKQIMIKVLALQADPKPQDCKALKGYPGGYRVDQGEYRILYTIEGQTVSIFRVGKRNDGEVYRNL
- a CDS encoding tRNA (5-methylaminomethyl-2-thiouridine)(34)-methyltransferase MnmD, coding for MDSADQLTPQPTGDGSFTFYSQAFGEAFHSHYGAHQEAMGKFVYPTLLPEKAKQGSVKILDVCYGLGYNTAAALETIWQMNPECQVQVYALELNPVVPRAAMAEGRSLTIANAGLQTWSPRVQTYLNTLAQDLEIQAPDCQAHLLIGDARQTLQVVQKQPFLADAIFLDPFSPPNCPQLWTVEFFQLLSQCLHPQGRLATYSCAAAVRTGLMAAGFAIAASPPVGRRTTGTLAGFTLTDCLALSLQEQEHLQTVAAIPYHDPQLNDPASTILTRRQQAQKQSSLEPTKVWKKRWQKSS
- a CDS encoding pentapeptide repeat-containing protein, which codes for MSQIQIESDLSHADLLQLVCRGSDVWNQWRTENSHKSINLPLADLSNASLSNANLSHINFSFAILEGADLSGADLRGTDLSEANLNNAHLARANLKGAKILDETQIDPKWRLVHALVTEGGESKDLCNVNLRAANLRDAILSSADLSGANLSWSDLCEANLSDAILRDANLILAMLERANLNGANLSNANLRTANLSYTNLSSADLFGADLFVANLSSANLREADFNGANLSNANLDSADLSNANLSNANLIGADLSHVNLSNASLRGSNFSNANLSNANLDGADLSNANFRGTNLSGANLSNANLIDADLLDANLFNATLDGIDLFETTLTTSTGVRR
- a CDS encoding creatininase family protein, translated to MQLHLCTWLEVETYLQRSQGIIMPIGSTEQHGPTGLIGTDAICAEVIAKGVGEATEALVGPTINVGMALHHTEFPGSMSLRPSTLLLVIRDYLVSLARAGFRQFFFINGHGGNVATLKAAFSETYATIADLNLPEADQTRCRLNNWYMNSQVYQLAKELYGNREGSHATPSEVAVTQFVYPEAIKDAPLSAEVASGHPIYGATNFRQHYPDGRMGSDPSLATPEHGQRLYEAAVESIAKDYHKFLDTQ